Part of the Elgaria multicarinata webbii isolate HBS135686 ecotype San Diego chromosome 5, rElgMul1.1.pri, whole genome shotgun sequence genome, ATGCACATAtggatatttttctttctttcttttaggaatTGGCAACcaaagatataaatgcaaaagaCAAACTATGTGATATGCACAAAGAGATGGAACTAAAGCCAGAATTTCATCAAACTGAAAAATTACCAATGCAACAAGTTCCAAATAAAACATGCACAGGTATTTTAAGAGTATTTCAGACCTggtatggctttttaaaaatagaataaacaaGCTCTGGAATACATAACACTTGTTGAACATTCAACTATATTGGCCTGTTATATGATTACTGATACCATAACAGCTCAATGACTTATTTATAATAGATGCTCCAATATGAGCTCATGTGCAAAATAGCTGTAAAATTAGTtgcataataaaacatataatCCTTCATTCTGCTAATCTCTGGCTAAGTTTACGGGCTGATGTACTTGTTATGTCTTAGTAAAGAAATTATGTCATCGAGCCAGCCAAGTGCTGCTTGTATTGGCTGCTTGAATAAGGGGGAAGACTCTCTTCTTTTGGTGTCCAATAAAGGTATTGGAAGCACCTATTGTGTCCCATACAGCAAAGTAAGGATTAGGAGCGATCCCAAAtccataaatcagccttccccaacctggttccctctaagtgtgttgaactgcaattcccataattgcagtatctccagtattcgaggcagtaagcctgtgtgcaccagttgctggggaacatgggtgggagggtgttgttgcaccatgtcctggtttgttGTTCGCTGGCTGacggctggactagatggacccttggcagttcttatgttcccagccagcctggccattggctgtgctggctgggaattatgggaattgcagtccaacacatctggagagcaccagattggggaagtctgccatAGATTCTGCAACTGCTGTTGCTTTTTCTTAGTGGCCAAATGGGCATATTCCACCAGCCCCCATGCAGCTGATTTAAGTTGAGGATGCTAACTCTGTGTTTAAGGAAATTTGTAGCTGCTAAATATATAAATGTGCCCTTAGCATATTATCTTTCTTTCTCTGACTAAACATACAAATCATatcatttttttaattgcttgaCATCTTAGAAGAACTTTACTAATGACGTAATATTCCTTTGCAGAGTTGCTAAGGGAAGAGATATGTCTGAGTGCAGAAAACTATTTCAAATGTGAGAACATAGAAAGACAGAAGAACAGGAGAGAAAGGCAAGGGCTAGACCTATTGAAAGAAGAGTTTGAGAAATTAAGGACAGAACAATCATTTCAATCTAATGATGTTCAACAAAAAGAGAATAACTTGGAAAAAGCTGTAGTCCAGAAGCAAGAAAATGAAGAAAGCAAGAGAGGTGAAGAGCCAAAAGAAGTAGTTTATGATAAACTGGCAACAGTAATACAAAGACACAGAACACCATCTAAATTAAAGAAACAGTATGTATTTACAGAAGCTGTTGAAAATTTGCATCAGGGATTGCCTTCAACAGGTCCACTATCTAATACGAGCACTACATGCAGTAGTAGGCAGGTGAATAGACACCAGGGtgaaacagcagagtttaaggcAGGAGATTCAGTCAGTGCCTATGAGCCATCATTTGGTAAGGTTACCAAAGCAAGGCAAAAGGACAGCAGTTCAACACATGGTGAAGACCACATTGCTACAGTATCAATGGAGAAGAAAAACACTCTTATGGAAGAACTCTTTGGTCCAAAATGCATCTTAAAAGACAGTCATCCAAACCCTAACTTAAAAGAGGTGGGTAAGGAAAAAACTTTACAGAGTGAAAAGACATATGATGAGATTTCATATGTGAATGATGGTTTGCAGTGTGGTGATTCCAAAGAAACCCACATAAAGGTTTTCCACACAATTGCATTCTTGgacaattttaaataatttagtGTTTCATAATGTTTCCACCTTAAAATATACTCAGTAATTTTAAGCTCTTGAAAACCAATGTATTACCTACTGAAGTCTGGATCCCCCCCCCTGCATTTAATGATTCTAGAATAATTTAAATGACTCTCATGCAGTCCTCTGCAGATATGTGAGAAATAGACATTTTGATAATccattgcaaaaaacaaaacatacatgTAAGATGTAGTATATGTTTATAGTTAACAATGAAACATGCTTCATCATACTGCAGGGAAGATCAAAGACTGCTCTACTGCCAGAGAAGCTATAAAAGGAGTAGAGGAGTTAAGAAGCACATTGAAAATAGTTGTACTGAATAGGCATTGATGGTAAAGTTTATTGTCAAAAAAGTAAATGCCTAGTTGCAGTTGTAAAGTTAAGCTCCATATAGCTTCTGTTGCTGATTCCATTCCACAAAGCCTCTTAAATGAATAaagcaattaaaggtgcaatcctaggcacgtttggacagaaaaaattcctacaatactcagtattccccagccagcagcactggctggagcatgctgggggttgtatgacttttttccatctaaacatgcacaggattgtgccttaagcatATCTACGTGGCTACAGTCAGGAAAGTGATCCATAAGAATTGGATGAAAGGGACTCCAGATACAGTATGTCGATAACTAAAAACACTCCATGTAGGATTTCTGCAATCTAAGATGAGGACATATTTAAAGACTGCCAAAACGGACTCTAAGCCATATTCTTAGAATAGCCGCAGTTTATAGCTGAAATTCTAGGTCCAGGTCAAAAGGCTACTGCCAGACAATTGGCAATCCCGTTCAGTGTTCCTAGTTTAtttactcccctccccccacccccgcccgccGCAAACTTGGCAGTCTTTAGGTGACACCGGCAACTTCATCTGCCCTATCTGAATTATTCAGTGCAAGGAAACGTGTTGGTTGCAGCAATTTCTATGCTTATAATTGGGATATGCACTTTGTTTTCTACAGTTGTATTTGCACCCCAAACTCTCTTGGGAACAACTTTCAAAACAGTATGTTAAAATCTCTTCTGATCAAACATTCTTGGTAATTCAGACATTAAATACTGTGCTACCCACAACTTTGTTCTCTTTGTTTTCTATCACAGAATAAGGCAACATACTGAACATTAGTACAGAGATGTCAAGACATGTGACAAGTTTTAAAACACATCTGCAACATTTCATCACCCATCTTTTTCCTAACAGATAAGAGATTGATCCTACTGTCATTCTGTAACTAGAGCATTTAGGATCAGGAAACAGCACAACTTGTAGTATTCTGTCAAACCACAGACAGAGGTTCAGTATCAGTGGAGAAGAAGCACCTGCTCTACCAGAGCCAGCAGAACTCATGAGACCGTTTGGGCAACACCTCTAGGAAAGGAGAGGTAGGATTTGGTCAACAAATGTTCTGTCCCCTACATAAGAACCTAAAAATCTTTCATTTATTACAAACAGATTTGGCTCAAATCTATGCAGCACTTTTATTTGTGTCAAAGGCAGTGTTCGGCCTTCCACACTGCCAAATGAATGTGAACCAATAAGAACAGGCCCCACAATGTTCAGATATCACCCTTGTAGAGTGTGTTCTAatcaccttttttcttccttataAGGCTAATTTGTATAAAGGATTAAACAACTGATTTAATATGGTCTGAAATGTAAAAAGATAGCACGCTATCCTACAGTGTCATACAGCTGACACAAATTACTTTGCACTATCgtaagtgacctctagcacaatgtcAATAGTGTTAGCTTGCACGACAGGTTCTCTGGGGAATATTGTCACGCAAGCCAATGCTACTGGTGTTGCGCTAGAGGTCCCTTGCACTAGCACAACACAATTTATGTTAGTGTTATGAAACCATAGGATACTCAGCGTTGTTCAAAGTTTAAAAAACGCTTTTTATTCTTTGGAGATCAATGGAATCGAATGTACATGTGAAAATCTATTAAACCACAATAGATAGAAATCctttacagttttaattttttaaaaaaggggctcCTAAAGGTATTCCAGAATAGATTCAATATACAGGTGGTGATGTACCCAAGCAAACAAGTTTAAAACTTGTAAACATAAAAGTGAGAAGAAATGAATTAACTCACTGAATAGGATTTAAGCTGTTAAGAAAGATAGTAGAGGAGCAGTTTGCCCACTTACCCGGAGAGCCAAGCATGCTACAATACTTCTTCCAGTGAGAAAATACAATATAGTATCATTTTTATCTAATTTATATCCTAGCTTTCCACTGAAGATGGCATCCAAGCCAGCCATTTAACAGTAAGTTTAAATAAAAACTTAATTAAAAGAATCATAAAACCAAATATattaaaagcactttaaaaaaataaacagcactCAACCCAATAGAACcttttcagcaacagaccagcttagaTGCCAAAGGCCTGACTGAGTAAAAACATATTTGCATGCCGGAAGAACAACAGAGAAGGagcctaccctaccctaccccaaCAAGGAATTCTAGatccttggagcagccaccaagaaggccttcacTTGTGCTACCAATGGTGGCAGACCAAGAGAAAGGGCTGGTCAGAAGATCTTAAAAGCAAAGGCAGGTTCCTATAAGACAATgctgtctttcaggtagcctacTCCCAAGCCAtctaaggctttatagatcaGATTGGTAGCCAGTGATCTGTTGTAACAAGGGTGTTGAGTGCTCCCTGTAAGCGGcactggtcaacagtctggccacaacattctggaccagctgaagtttcagaatacctttcaaaggcagccctacatagattAGATTTTGTTACAGTATGGGATTGACTAAACCAAGTGTTACCATGATCAAGTCAGACATCTCCATTAACCGGTGCAATTCGTGCACCAGTCTCAGTTTTGCAAACACTCTTCTGCCACCATTGAAACCTAGGCATCCAGGTTCAAGGTTGAATCCAGGAATAAAGCCAAAATGTGAacctgagtcttcagggggagAATAAcaccatccagcacaggttgaatccctattccctgatctgcctttcatctatctaaccaggagcacctctgtcttgtttggattaagcttcaatttgttcaccctcatccagtttGTTACTGACATCAGACACTTAGAACTAGAACAGTTTTCTTGGATCTCTGTGGAAAGAAGAGATATCCCAGTTGCCTGCGTCAATCCTGGGACAGCCTTGACTCTGAACTTTCTGGTGCAGGGTGGAAAGAGCAGTTTGTTTGCCACTAGGCTGTTTGGCTACAAGCATGACATGCTTTTGCCAAATGGCAACAGAATCTTTGTTCAGCTCAGCAATTAGCAACTAGTAACCTGAGAAGTGTAATAAATGGAGTGCTACATGCACTTCTCCTTCAGGGCCAGGAAAAACAGTATACGTAGCCACCTTAGCTACCCACAGGCTGCCTGTTCTGGAATAAAGCAAAGGAAGAGGGGCAAGGAAGAGAATAAAACATAAGCTGATGGGAGGCCAATGAATGACTGTTTCCCATTTTAGGACTACATAAAATACTCATTCAAAAGTTTCAAAGTATTTAATATGGTTTGTTTGCACTGAGTTTCATTTCACAAATTACACATTCAGTAAACCTGTATATTAAACAATTTGGTAGGCTgctttttttaatgctgtatgaCTTGTAATCACCAATATCTATAACTGACATTTCTACAAACTGAATAGGAACCTGAAGGTTACACATAGGAAGACAGTACaatacaaacataaatataaataaaatgttacaaaaagATCATTAATTTATGCTTTATTACTTGACCCTAAACACTTCCCCCCTTTCATAAGCTATTGCATTCCAGATGTTGCCTTTCATAAAAAGCCAGACGTTTTAAAACATTGTGATGATAGGCAGGAGAGTTCAAAATGGCTAAAACTGGGATTCGTTCTCAGCTGAAAGGGTGAAGCATAATGGCCACAACTTTGTTGCAAACCACCAACCAACATGTAATGCCAACACCGCCTAAAAATAAGCGAGAAGCATTCTTTAAGTCACTAGTATTATCAGTAACTCAATCATACACATTTAGGCAGTTACATACAAGCAGTTTTGTTTTGATAGCAAAACTGAATGACAACATAACAAAGAAAACATTGGTGTGTGAGGAGACAATTAATGTGCCACAAGAATAATTAAATGGAGCCTAGTATAACTAGTGTGTCTCCCTTAAATACTTCTCCCATGATAGGTGCAACCACATGGGAAGCCAGTAGTTGTAGGGGTCAGGCAACATAGTGAGCCATGCATAATTATGCTCCACAAATGCTTGGGAACTGAGAGGAAATGaattcattaaaaatattaaGATGGGAAACATACATGGAATTCATGAAAAAGCAGGCGAAGCCGTTAGTATAGTCTTACCTGCGACTCCAGTTGGGAAAGCAACCAAGCGTTCTAAAGGGGCCAGCCATTTGCTTGGGAGCACAGTAACTGGTTCAGAGTAATACTTCCAAATCAGTGAGATCATCAAGGCAGCCTGGAATAAAAGCAATTATTATATGACTATGCGTGGAAAGTGTAAAATGAGAGTGCTTGTTTTCATTTAGTTGCACAATCAGCATTTCTGATGCCAACCATGTCCTAGATGCCTGTGTTGACACTGAAATAATCCAGTGCCAAACAACTTTGGTGATCTCAACGTCAGAGAGAACTTTGCACTCTATAAATGTCAGGAGCCCAATCACTCCCTGACTTGCTATAGGTCTTGGCTTGCactttaggggtgggtggggaagagacatTATTACATGTTTCTACACACAAAATAATGccctccacatagaaaactagcacatcagtaGAAGGTTGGTCTAGATCCCTTCTTGCAAATGTCTGATCCAGGGACAGGCAAACTTTTTGAgcatgggcacatttgacaattcgagaaactgtcatgggcactactacaaaatgactgccatgggaggtgtggcaaaggacaactAACCTGCTCCAAAGAcggagtacaaggcagaggtgagggctGAGTTTCAACACACTAAACGCCTCTGAAcctcagttttcagcaccaacaggaatctgttttgcagcaatcccagctgttgttaaGAAAAGgtgtcaatttttaaaaaggctgggGAGGACTAGGGTATCTTTGGACACCACAAAGGTGTCTGGGACACACTAGCACCCCCATATGGTGCTAGTGCCTCCCCCTCATCTAATGTGTAAGGATGTTGTAATAAATATTAAACATCCCCTATTATTGTTCATAGTTGAGGAATCATTCAATTTATAACTTTGTTATTATCATAAGATGTTCTCTTTTATAAGCAAATTTTACTTACTTGCAAAATGTAGAACACAATATTTATTACCCACTTTATTTTAGCTAGCTGAGCCGTTCGTGTTTTCACTGTTAAAAGAAACAGGAAATATAATCGGTATTACTTATATAAATAGAAGGCATACGTTTTTAAACTAATATTATTCTTTCCAAGTAAAGGATTTTTAGTAAGAATGCCCTTGGCATTCACACAGAGAAAATCTATTCTTTTTTTCACATTTATTGTATTTTCAGATAAATATAaaccaaatgaaatgaaaatccaCACAAATCCAAAGACGACCAAAAATACATCACACATACTATAACTAaaacttattgttgttgttaaataaaattaataaacataCACAATTTACACAGAAATGTACTGACTTGAGAAACACTGTACTGCagattttttgtttatatttgcAATAAAACTATTATTGGTATTTATATGTTCTCAGTATGTCTCGTGGCAATCCTAAAAGAGGTAGAAAGAAATCACAGTGGGTAGGATTGAATTGCATTCCAGCGCTAGCGCTAACATTGTGCTACTGTAAACCAATGCTTGTACAATGTAACTAGCGCTTGctagagcaatgacaaatcacCATTTTCCTCATTGCCCTAACAAGCACTAGTAATGCTTAACAAACATtggtttacactagcacaacGTCATTAACACCAGTTCAGGGTTACAGTTGGATCCTACCCATTGGCTGCAtcttaagtattttatttattattacatgtataaCCAACCTTTCTTCCTTTGGAAGGGGAAccaaaggtggcttacatggtccttctcctctccatcaatctctcaacaaccctgtgagattgattaggctgagagtcaggccttagctagacctaaggtttatcccagaatcgtcccggggtcatccctgcctgctcccgggatatcctgtatgtcatttacatgaacagggatgaccttgggacaatcccaggataaacctttgggccagacactaaggccttagtgtctggcccaaaatcacccaatgagtttcatggctgagtagaaTCCAGTCCCAGTCCTTTTACATGGAAAGATGTTCCATTGATAGTAGTCACTAGGACCATAGTTTGGGATGTTGGTCATGTAGAGGTTCAGCCCCCGTCTCTGAATTTTCAGTTttcattcaaaataaaaattCTCTAGCCCTTTTCATTATGGAGAATTAGGAAACCTGTACAAGACAGTATTCTAATCAGCTGCTCAATAAAAATTAAACTTGCTCCTGGATTTTCCAGTGTTCAGCTCAATAAGAGCAAAGACtggagccttagctagacctaaggtttatcctgggatcatcccaggttcatccctgcctgctcctgggatcccctgtgtgtcatttacatgaacagggatgaccccgggacgatcccagggtaaaccttaggtctagctaaggcccatgtggtGGCTAAAAGCTCTTGTGTGTCTGGCActtaaaataaaactaaacagTAATTAGTCAATAAATAATCCATTCAATTTAAATGTAAAACTGAAAAGCAGACTGCAGGATTTATTCTAAAACATACAAGGAAGAGAAGAACTAATAATGGGTGGTAGATCCTTttggtttatatatatatatatatatatatatatatatatattctagggGCACGGCCTAACAAGAGGCTATAATTAGATACAGAAAATGAAAATAGCCTTCTTCATCAGTTGCcttgccttcccctgccccctaacAAGAAGTTTCACAGTTCAAAAAGGACACATATTTAGAAATATTAATGACTGAACCCTGAAGCAGTGGATCGACAGGCCAGCCGTATTTTGATATAGGCGTATTTTCTATTATGTAGGTAGGgggtttgaaaacacacacaaacaatagaGGCAAtcttaatgaaataaataaaaagcaaaaacatttaaaaattaaaggtTGACTAATGAACATCACACATATGTAAGTAGCAACTATCTACCGTGAGTCTTAAGCTTGTCAGTCATTTTGTTAATCTTCCTTTCCAGTCGGGCATATCTGGCAAATTCATCCATCATACTAATGGTAGAAAGTTCCTGCTTCATGTTCTGAATTTCAGATCTCATCTGTGATTCATGCTCAGCATCCTTTTGTAGCAACCTGGATATCTGACAAAGAGAGGAACATGTGTGCTATttcgtcattttttaaaaaataaaatgagtgtgtatttttttttaaaaaaatgaagttatTGATTAAAATAAACCTACATCTTACAAAGCAACTTTTTAGCCCCATTCCTAAATAACATAATCCAGGCAGATACTGCCAGAACCATGGGTAATGTATTCTTAACACACAAAGCAGACTGTCCTAGAAAGATTGTTGTAGCAGGACTAACTTTTAACGAATTCCTCCCCATGTATTCACATCTGACCAGCACCTAGATATGTACGCAAACAGGACCAATGCAAAAGTGAAGTCTAACTTCTCAGACTATGGTGCTGAGGATCAATGAagcaatttacttttaaaacacCAAACCTTTCCCATGGCAAGTGGGGCTTGACTGTCAGAAGCAGGGGTGGACTAGGACATTCTGTCTGTAGTTCCACAACAGACAGGATGCGGCAAATACCTTCTTCCCTGGTCCCCAGTCAATCTGTCTGCACTCCCAAGCAGGAGAAACATGTGGGCAAATGAATTACTTGAGCCCCCAAGCAGTTTGACTCTAGGAAATCAGCTTTATTACCAAGTACTCAGAGATGCTTTTCCAGTCACTCTCAGTTTCTTAACAAATGCACCTGTATTACACTTTGGAAACATAGGATTACTCTATTCACACTTCACTTTAAGGTGTACATCTTCTAAAAGGTGAACAAAGGCTTGCATTTGAAGGGCAGCCCTACTGCGTGTTTTCTTGATGCCATGGAAAGTTTCAAAATGATAGGACCTATAGTATAGGTTGTATCCATACCTGAATGTGACAGCCAAATAATCCAGTATCCGCAATCCCCAGTTCTACCTGGTACAGCTCACCCTCTCTGCTGTAGAAGTCCATCAGAGCAATCCATGCAAATAGATTTTTGACACcaatgcatacacacatacacatcctcACCATTACAATCTCCATTAGATATGCCAAAAATGGTCCCTATTTTCCACATGAATGTGATAATTTAAAACATCCTCATTATTCTGAACTAAAAGAATCTTTTTATCTctttcaggatgcaatcctatgcgtgtttaagCAGAAAATAGTCTTAAAACTCCCAACATGTtttgtgcagaggattgcacccttatagttaaggatgtaatcctatgcatatttagccagaaaaaaagtcctacaactcctagcatcccacCAGCCAGCTGTGCTgtagggatgctgggaattgtggggctttttctggctaaacatgcataggattgcgtcctaaagTGCTGCGTGAGGCAACTTGATTTCGCATCAAGGCCACGGTCCTACGTACACTGCCCCGACAGAAAGCccaacagaatttatttatttatttatttaaagtatttttatgccgccattcagccaaaaaaggctctcatggcggcttacaaaagtatttcttgacagtccctgcccacaggcttacaatctaaaagacatgacacaaaaggaaaggggattgggagggaaaaggggattgggagggagggaacagaCTATCGGGGCTTGCCTCCCAATTAAACGTACACATTGGATCGTGGCTTTAACAATTCTTGATTAGGCGGCTGAAATCTCAGGAAGGCACCCCGCCCCTTCAGCCTCTCCTGACCCACAGGGCACGGCGGGCTCCCTTCTCCTCGGGGATGAGGAGGGCGAACCGGGGCGCCGTCGTTATGGGAACCCTAGCGAGGTGACGTCACTTACAATGGAGGAGCAGGAGGGCAGGAGGATTTTGAGCAGGTTGCACAGGAACACGGAGCTCAGCACCAGGAACCacgccgcgccgccgccgccgccgcccgtcaCCTGCCCCGTCTCCACGCGCAGCTCGTTCATATCTTAAGCCGGGGACGGGggagcgggcaggggaggagagaaggcgaACCACGGCTCCCAAGCTCCTACTACCGGCGTTTTCAGCCTAAATAGCTAAGGTGCGGAGGACAAGAAATAGAACACAATGGCATGGGCTCGCGCCGACTTGTCAAAGGTGCGCACGCGCACATCCCGGCGGCACGGCTACGTCCCACTGCTATTGTGACGGTCCCCTCCTCCCGAGCTGATCTCACGCACGTCTCTGGACGCATGCGCGCAGGCCATAGCTGCTGTCACTCCTGCGGTGACGCGAATGCAAAGCAGGGCTCCTGTTAAGACACACACgacacgccccctccccccccccctgcctctTCGACAGGGGAGCGGCATGAAGTTGACGGCTCTCGCCTTAATGGTTGGGACGGACTGTTGTGATTTAAAAGCGGCCCCGCGAGCGGCCCTGCCCAATAGGAGCGCGCGCGCCCAGTAGTCGGGGGCGGCGCTGAGGAGCGCTCTCGCGCCTGCCCCCTCCTCTCAATCCGGCTGGATCCTGTTGCGGTGCCGCTGGCGCTGCTGGGATGGTTGCGGGAGGAGAAGGGGGgtcaggcgggcgggcgggcactCTAGTCTGTGCGCAGTAGTGAGAGTCGGACTCCCAGTAGGCTGGAGTAAGAAGTAGAAGTCACCGCCGCTCGCGCTGTGAGAACGAGCGCTCCCGACGCtagggaaaataaataaagcacaagaAAAGCCGAGTGTCGCCGTTCGGCATCGCAGCTTGCTCCGCCATGCCGAAGAGAAAGGTTGGCGACGGACGCGCGCGCACTTCAACGTGCGCCAAGGGCGCGCGCTCTTTTCTCGCTCtcgtccctcccccaccctgtccccgtgtttcttttatttttaaaaaaactaccaccaccacttagGCGAGCGGGCtgggtttttttccttcctttccctttttattaATAGCGGGTAGTTCTTTTCTGCGACGGCTGAGCCGCGAGGGCCCCGAGTGTTCGCGCTCAGACTATACAggtccaggagggggagggaggcgtGACGGTTACAAATGGCCGCGACATTCGCCGCCCTTTAAAACCCTGGCCCGTAAGTG contains:
- the GET1 gene encoding guided entry of tail-anchored proteins factor 1; its protein translation is MNELRVETGQVTGGGGGGAAWFLVLSSVFLCNLLKILLPSCSSIISRLLQKDAEHESQMRSEIQNMKQELSTISMMDEFARYARLERKINKMTDKLKTHVKTRTAQLAKIKWVINIVFYILQAALMISLIWKYYSEPVTVLPSKWLAPLERLVAFPTGVAGGVGITCWLVVCNKVVAIMLHPFS